In Shewanella sp. VB17, a single genomic region encodes these proteins:
- the dusB gene encoding tRNA dihydrouridine synthase DusB: MQIGPYHLKNQLIVAPMAGVTDQAFRNLCLRYGAAMAVSEMLSSNPDVWDTDKSRQRMLHAGEDGIRSVQIAGADPELMANAAVVNVQQGAQVIDINMGCPAKKVNRKLAGSALLQDPVLVKCILQAVVAAVDVPVTLKIRTGWVPEHRNGVQIAQIAEDCGIAALAVHGRTRQCMYKGNAEYDTIKAIKKNISIPVIANGDITTPEKAQFVLEHTGVDALMIGRGAQGRPWIFREIQHYLATGSTLAPVEVNEKRQVMLEHLNNLYSLYGNYKGIRFARKHVGWYLDQDEQRPFRAEFNRLETVEEQGSMVERYFDKIAQN, encoded by the coding sequence ATGCAAATTGGACCCTATCACCTGAAAAATCAGCTGATCGTGGCACCAATGGCAGGTGTCACAGACCAAGCTTTTAGAAATCTTTGTCTTCGATATGGTGCTGCTATGGCAGTATCAGAAATGCTTTCATCCAATCCTGATGTTTGGGATACAGATAAAAGCCGCCAGCGTATGCTTCATGCTGGTGAAGATGGAATTCGATCAGTACAAATTGCAGGTGCCGATCCTGAATTGATGGCTAATGCGGCTGTTGTCAACGTACAACAAGGCGCACAAGTCATTGATATTAATATGGGCTGCCCTGCAAAAAAAGTGAATCGAAAGCTAGCAGGCTCAGCGTTACTGCAAGACCCTGTGCTCGTAAAATGCATTTTACAGGCCGTTGTTGCCGCAGTCGATGTACCTGTAACACTGAAAATTAGAACTGGCTGGGTACCAGAACACAGGAATGGTGTTCAAATCGCCCAGATAGCTGAAGATTGTGGTATTGCCGCCTTAGCCGTACACGGCCGAACAAGGCAATGCATGTATAAAGGTAATGCTGAATACGACACGATTAAGGCGATTAAAAAGAATATTTCGATCCCTGTTATTGCTAACGGAGATATCACCACCCCAGAGAAAGCACAATTTGTGCTCGAACACACGGGTGTTGATGCTCTAATGATAGGTCGAGGCGCCCAAGGAAGGCCTTGGATTTTCCGAGAAATACAACATTATCTGGCAACAGGTAGCACACTAGCGCCTGTTGAGGTGAATGAAAAGCGTCAAGTGATGCTGGAACACCTTAACAACTTATACTCGCTTTATGGTAATTATAAGGGGATACGTTTCGCTAGGAAGCATGTTGGATGGTATTTGGACCAAGATGAACAGCGTCCATTTCGCGCCGAGTTCAATCGGCTGGAAACGGTTGAAGAACAGGGTTCCATGGTGGAACGCTATTTTGACAAAATTGCACAGAATTAA
- the prmA gene encoding 50S ribosomal protein L11 methyltransferase — MPWIQLKIDTDNQHADALSDLLMEEGSLSITLEDGKDTPIYEPTLGETPLWNHTVVTALFEADRNLNLVVEALALQPYLGHSFSYKIEQVEDKDWEREWMDNFHPIKFSERLWICPSWREIPDPTAVNIILDPGLAFGTGTHPTTALCLEWLDSLNFDNKDVIDFGCGSGILAVAALKLGATKVTGIDIDYQAIDASKANAQRNGVEEQLTLYLAEDQPKELKADILVANILAGPLKDLAPLIAEKVKSGGQLALSGLLQEQALEVSDFYNQWFDMDEPAHKEEWSRLTGIRK, encoded by the coding sequence ATGCCTTGGATCCAATTAAAAATTGATACAGACAATCAACACGCCGATGCACTAAGTGATCTATTAATGGAGGAAGGTTCTCTATCTATTACCTTAGAAGATGGTAAAGATACCCCAATTTATGAACCTACATTAGGCGAAACCCCATTGTGGAACCACACCGTAGTCACCGCACTGTTCGAAGCAGATCGCAACCTAAATTTGGTAGTGGAAGCATTAGCATTACAGCCATACTTAGGCCACAGTTTTAGTTATAAAATTGAGCAAGTCGAAGATAAAGATTGGGAACGAGAATGGATGGATAATTTCCATCCTATTAAGTTTAGTGAGCGTTTATGGATATGCCCTAGCTGGCGTGAGATACCCGATCCTACGGCCGTTAACATTATTCTCGATCCAGGCCTTGCTTTCGGAACAGGGACTCATCCAACAACTGCCTTGTGTCTAGAATGGTTAGATAGCCTTAATTTTGACAATAAGGACGTGATCGATTTTGGTTGTGGCTCGGGTATTTTAGCGGTTGCAGCTTTAAAGCTGGGTGCAACAAAAGTGACAGGTATCGATATCGATTATCAGGCTATTGACGCTTCTAAAGCAAATGCACAGCGTAATGGCGTAGAAGAGCAGCTCACATTATATCTTGCCGAAGATCAACCTAAAGAGCTTAAAGCAGATATATTAGTTGCCAACATATTAGCTGGTCCACTTAAAGATCTCGCGCCACTTATTGCAGAGAAAGTAAAATCAGGAGGCCAACTTGCGCTATCAGGCTTACTGCAAGAGCAAGCATTGGAAGTCTCTGACTTTTATAATCAATGGTTCGATATGGACGAACCAGCTCACAAAGAAGAATGGAGTCGCTTGACAGGAATACGTAAATAG
- a CDS encoding Lrp/AsnC family transcriptional regulator has product MDKFDKAIIGCLRQDARQSVSHIAGTVNLSRSAVSERIKKLEQQGIIRGYQVLLSESQKEGVSAYFEIQHQRPRCADVVHVFQAIPEVITCRGITGDMDLLVYVQANSMKRLHEIRENIEVQTDIIKIKTHVVMSEWIG; this is encoded by the coding sequence TTGGATAAATTCGATAAAGCCATCATTGGTTGCTTAAGACAGGACGCTCGTCAAAGCGTATCTCACATCGCAGGAACCGTTAATTTGTCACGTTCGGCGGTATCTGAACGAATTAAAAAATTAGAACAACAAGGCATTATTCGTGGTTATCAGGTACTACTGAGCGAATCACAAAAAGAGGGAGTGTCAGCCTATTTCGAAATCCAACATCAACGCCCTAGATGCGCCGATGTCGTGCACGTTTTTCAAGCTATTCCCGAAGTGATCACCTGCCGAGGGATCACTGGCGATATGGATTTACTTGTTTATGTACAAGCTAATTCAATGAAACGACTGCACGAAATACGTGAAAACATTGAGGTTCAAACCGATATTATCAAGATTAAAACCCACGTTGTAATGAGCGAATGGATTGGATAA
- a CDS encoding exopolyphosphatase, translating into MPKTPLYAAITLGSNSFNMLVAKTLGGRPHIIAKYKRKVRLADGILYNGSLSEEVLLRGLDCLFMFSHMLKKHAIPADKITIIATATLRNITNADDFCQRAIPILGYPIEIISGMREAELIYQGMVATTSGIGRRLVIDIGGASTEFIIGDGDTVLLKNSLAIGCVTFNHKFFASFPFKQLNFDDANSEVRSVLGDHLGALKQLGWHSVVGASGSVQSVAEILDNRKLPGTITLDVLKQLKQEVLSQSSASMLDILGISEERAPTFAAGLSILLALFDLLEIDSLHLSGGALREGVLVMLSKR; encoded by the coding sequence ATGCCTAAAACACCTCTTTATGCTGCGATCACATTAGGATCGAATAGCTTTAATATGTTGGTTGCTAAGACGCTTGGTGGCCGCCCACATATTATTGCTAAATACAAACGTAAGGTTAGGCTTGCAGATGGGATCCTATATAATGGTTCCTTAAGTGAGGAGGTGTTATTACGTGGCTTGGATTGTTTATTCATGTTTAGCCATATGCTTAAAAAACACGCAATCCCTGCTGACAAGATTACTATTATTGCAACTGCAACGCTCAGAAATATCACCAACGCAGATGACTTCTGTCAGCGTGCGATCCCCATTTTAGGTTACCCTATTGAGATTATTTCAGGCATGCGTGAAGCTGAGCTTATTTATCAAGGTATGGTAGCAACGACGTCAGGAATAGGCCGCCGTTTAGTGATAGATATTGGTGGAGCAAGTACAGAGTTTATTATCGGTGATGGTGATACTGTCTTATTAAAAAATAGCTTAGCCATCGGTTGTGTGACTTTTAATCATAAGTTCTTTGCCTCTTTTCCATTCAAACAGTTAAATTTTGATGATGCCAACTCTGAAGTTAGATCAGTGCTGGGCGATCATTTGGGTGCACTTAAGCAATTAGGTTGGCATAGTGTTGTGGGTGCCTCTGGCAGTGTACAATCTGTGGCAGAGATCCTTGATAATAGAAAGTTGCCAGGTACGATCACATTGGATGTACTTAAACAATTAAAACAAGAAGTGTTATCTCAATCATCTGCTTCAATGCTTGATATTCTTGGCATTAGCGAAGAGAGAGCTCCCACTTTTGCTGCTGGATTGTCTATTTTACTTGCTCTATTTGACTTGCTTGAAATTGATAGCTTACATTTATCTGGTGGAGCCTTGAGAGAAGGCGTACTGGTTATGTTATCTAAACGATAG
- the rho gene encoding transcription termination factor Rho, translating into MNLSELKDTSISDLVLLAQEMNVENPARARKQDVIFSILKAHAKSGEDIFGGGVLEILQDGFGFLRSGDASYLAGPDDIYVSPSQIRRFSLRTGDSVFGKIRPPKEGERYFALLKVSEVNFDKPENSRTKILFENLTPLHAEERIRMERGNGSTEDITSRILDLCSPIGKGQRGLIVAPPKAGKTLLLQNMAQSITYNNPDVVLMVLLIDERPEEVTEMQRMVKGEVIASTFDEPASRHVQVAEMVIEKAKRLVEHKKDVVILLDSITRLARAYNTVIPSSGKVLTGGVDANALHRPKRFFGAARNIEHGGSLTIIATALVDTGSKMDEVIYEEFKGTGNQELHLSRKAAEKRVFPAIDFNRSGTRREEKLTTADELQKMWILRKILHPMDEVTGMEFLIDKLAMTKTNDEFFTAMKRAKS; encoded by the coding sequence ATGAATTTATCAGAATTAAAAGACACCTCAATTTCAGATTTAGTATTGCTCGCACAAGAAATGAATGTTGAAAACCCTGCTCGAGCACGAAAGCAGGATGTTATATTTTCAATACTAAAAGCCCACGCCAAAAGCGGTGAAGATATTTTCGGTGGTGGCGTATTAGAAATTCTACAGGACGGATTTGGCTTTTTACGAAGTGGAGACGCTTCTTACCTAGCCGGTCCTGATGATATTTATGTATCTCCAAGCCAAATCCGTCGTTTCAGTTTACGGACTGGTGATTCTGTTTTTGGTAAAATTAGACCTCCAAAAGAGGGCGAACGTTATTTCGCACTTTTGAAAGTATCCGAAGTCAATTTTGACAAACCAGAAAACTCTCGAACAAAAATTTTATTCGAAAACCTGACGCCTCTACATGCCGAAGAACGCATACGCATGGAACGTGGTAACGGTTCGACTGAAGATATTACTTCACGGATCCTTGACCTATGCTCACCAATTGGTAAAGGTCAACGTGGACTCATTGTTGCGCCACCTAAAGCAGGTAAAACACTGCTTTTACAAAATATGGCTCAAAGCATTACCTACAACAACCCTGATGTGGTGTTAATGGTATTGCTGATTGATGAGCGTCCAGAAGAAGTGACTGAGATGCAACGCATGGTTAAGGGAGAAGTGATTGCTTCAACCTTCGATGAACCAGCGAGCCGACATGTACAAGTTGCTGAAATGGTGATAGAAAAAGCTAAGCGTTTAGTTGAACACAAGAAAGATGTTGTCATCTTACTCGACTCGATCACACGCCTAGCACGTGCTTACAACACTGTCATTCCATCATCAGGTAAAGTACTGACTGGTGGTGTCGATGCCAATGCACTACATCGCCCTAAACGTTTCTTCGGTGCTGCGCGTAATATTGAGCACGGCGGGAGCTTAACCATCATAGCCACAGCATTAGTTGATACCGGCTCTAAGATGGATGAAGTTATCTATGAAGAATTTAAAGGTACCGGTAACCAAGAGTTACATTTATCTCGTAAAGCGGCTGAAAAACGCGTCTTCCCTGCTATTGACTTTAATCGCAGTGGTACACGTCGTGAAGAAAAGCTAACCACAGCAGATGAACTTCAGAAAATGTGGATTTTACGTAAAATCTTACATCCAATGGATGAAGTCACAGGCATGGAATTTCTTATCGATAAATTGGCAATGACCAAGACTAACGATGAGTTTTTCACCGCGATGAAGCGCGCTAAAAGCTAG
- the fis gene encoding DNA-binding transcriptional regulator Fis yields the protein MFDQTTNTETHQLTVGKIETANGTIKPQLLRDAVKRAVTNFFAQMDGQEAEEVYEMVLSEVEAPLLDIIMQHTRGNQTRAANMLGINRGTLRKKLKKYGMN from the coding sequence ATGTTTGATCAGACTACTAACACAGAAACTCATCAGCTTACAGTTGGCAAAATTGAAACCGCTAACGGTACTATCAAGCCTCAGTTATTACGTGACGCAGTAAAGCGTGCAGTAACTAACTTTTTCGCTCAGATGGATGGCCAAGAAGCTGAAGAAGTGTATGAAATGGTATTAAGCGAAGTTGAAGCACCTCTACTCGATATCATTATGCAGCACACTCGTGGTAACCAGACTCGCGCAGCAAACATGCTAGGTATCAACCGCGGTACTCTGCGTAAGAAATTGAAAAAGTACGGCATGAACTAA
- the trxA gene encoding thioredoxin TrxA: MSDKIIHLTDDSFENDVIKSALPVVVDFWAEWCGPCKMIAPILDDIADEYADKVTIAKMNVDANSVSPAKYGVRGIPTLLIFKNGELASTKVGALSKTQLKEFIDTALNTL, encoded by the coding sequence ATGAGCGACAAAATAATACACCTCACTGACGATAGCTTTGAAAATGACGTAATAAAGTCAGCATTACCTGTCGTCGTCGATTTTTGGGCGGAATGGTGCGGGCCCTGCAAAATGATAGCACCGATCCTAGATGACATTGCCGACGAATATGCCGATAAAGTAACAATCGCTAAAATGAATGTTGACGCTAACAGTGTTTCACCTGCTAAATATGGGGTCCGTGGTATACCGACTTTACTCATATTCAAAAATGGTGAACTTGCAAGTACAAAAGTAGGTGCTCTTTCTAAAACTCAGCTTAAAGAGTTTATTGATACGGCCTTAAACACGCTTTAA
- the rhlB gene encoding ATP-dependent RNA helicase RhlB, with amino-acid sequence MSETHLSNQKFADFSLHTEIKTALNESGFEYCTPIQALSLPILLQKKDIAGQAQTGTGKTLAFLVATFEHLLSTSIPEGRQLNQPRAMIMAPTRELAIQIAKDAGLLAKHTGLKVGIVYGGESYDTQRKVLDQGIDILIGTTGRIIDYVRQGVINLSAIQTVVLDEADRMFDLGFIKDIRFLFRRMPDAKSRLNMLFSATLSMKVQELAYDHMNEPEKVVISPNEKTSKNIKEEIFYPSMDEKIRLLLTLIEEDWPEKAIVFSNTKHSCENVWSWLEGDGHRVGLLTGDVPQKKRIRILEQFTEGQLDILVATDVAARGLHISNVSHVYNYDLPDDCEDYVHRIGRTGRAGKKGVSVSFACEEYALNLPAIEEYITHSIPVSNYDSEGLLDDIPAPVRVHRKHNPRPQGRNGARPQSGNRSGNRNSTPRRHDQVRRHS; translated from the coding sequence ATGAGCGAAACACATTTATCAAATCAAAAGTTTGCCGACTTTTCTCTACATACAGAGATAAAAACAGCACTTAACGAGAGCGGTTTTGAATATTGCACACCGATTCAAGCCCTATCTTTACCTATTTTATTACAGAAAAAAGATATTGCGGGTCAAGCACAGACAGGAACGGGCAAAACACTTGCTTTTCTTGTTGCGACCTTTGAACATCTTCTTTCTACATCTATCCCTGAAGGCCGTCAGTTAAATCAGCCCAGAGCGATGATTATGGCGCCGACACGTGAATTGGCAATTCAAATAGCGAAAGACGCAGGATTACTCGCGAAACATACAGGTTTAAAAGTGGGTATTGTCTACGGTGGCGAAAGCTACGATACTCAACGTAAAGTGTTGGATCAAGGCATCGATATTCTTATTGGTACGACAGGCCGTATTATCGACTATGTGCGTCAAGGTGTTATTAATTTAAGTGCTATTCAAACTGTTGTTTTAGATGAAGCTGATCGTATGTTCGATCTTGGCTTTATTAAAGATATTCGATTTTTATTTAGGCGTATGCCTGATGCTAAATCACGTTTAAATATGCTGTTTTCAGCGACACTGTCGATGAAAGTACAAGAACTGGCTTATGATCATATGAATGAGCCTGAAAAAGTCGTTATATCACCCAATGAAAAGACCTCTAAAAATATTAAAGAGGAAATTTTCTACCCGTCTATGGATGAGAAAATTCGCCTTCTGCTCACCTTGATTGAAGAAGATTGGCCGGAAAAAGCGATTGTATTTTCCAATACTAAACACAGCTGTGAAAATGTTTGGTCATGGTTAGAAGGTGATGGGCATAGAGTTGGATTATTAACTGGCGATGTTCCTCAAAAGAAGCGTATTCGCATCCTTGAACAGTTTACCGAAGGTCAATTAGACATTCTTGTGGCGACGGATGTTGCGGCTCGTGGTTTGCATATATCAAATGTATCACATGTATATAACTATGATTTACCTGATGATTGTGAAGACTATGTACACCGAATCGGCCGGACAGGTCGTGCAGGGAAAAAGGGTGTTTCGGTCAGTTTTGCTTGCGAAGAGTATGCTTTAAACTTACCAGCGATTGAGGAATATATTACCCATTCTATTCCTGTGTCTAACTATGACAGTGAAGGGTTACTAGACGATATTCCTGCTCCGGTGCGAGTACATAGAAAACACAATCCTCGTCCTCAAGGGCGTAATGGTGCACGGCCTCAAAGTGGTAACCGTAGTGGTAATCGAAACAGTACACCACGTCGACATGATCAAGTACGCAGGCACTCTTAA
- the menC gene encoding o-succinylbenzoate synthase, giving the protein MKINTIELYQYQVPLDKSLSVGKQKIDIRQGLILKINALDDTMLPCIEQVEISPLSGQDIEDNPIIGFSKESLEQVINEIEQTLPQLIGLSLGSLLELSQQTQLPSLAFGLSLLNTKFRGQLIGQRISLETMRSIPLIYPEKHESLAMIQERIHSLPLNTHSIKVNVAQTSLEEDIQLIHGILAVRPELKLRLAANRGFELEQAIEFAACLPLHAIEYIEEPCIDPRKNQSFYHAIEMPWALDESLNDPNYQFTMQDGLIALIVNPMLFGNLEKLQALQVQAQHAGVRMIISSSVESSLGIEALARLSQIMTPDELPILDTLSAFNTDILISSGKAKLLDLDSLTLIKRY; this is encoded by the coding sequence TTGAAGATCAATACTATCGAGCTCTATCAATATCAGGTCCCACTAGATAAATCACTCTCAGTAGGGAAGCAAAAAATAGATATTCGTCAAGGTCTTATCCTTAAAATAAATGCGTTAGATGACACCATGCTACCTTGTATTGAACAAGTTGAAATAAGCCCTCTATCGGGTCAAGATATAGAAGATAACCCTATAATAGGGTTTAGCAAGGAAAGCCTAGAACAAGTCATTAATGAAATAGAACAGACCTTGCCGCAGCTTATTGGCCTATCACTGGGCAGCTTGCTCGAATTAAGTCAGCAAACTCAACTCCCCTCTCTCGCTTTTGGATTAAGCTTACTTAATACCAAATTCAGGGGACAGTTAATCGGTCAGCGTATATCTTTAGAAACAATGAGATCTATCCCTCTTATCTATCCAGAGAAACATGAATCTTTGGCTATGATCCAAGAGCGAATTCATTCATTGCCACTAAATACACATTCAATTAAAGTCAACGTGGCTCAAACCTCACTAGAAGAGGACATTCAACTCATTCATGGCATTTTAGCCGTACGCCCAGAGCTCAAACTCAGACTAGCTGCCAATCGAGGTTTCGAGCTAGAACAAGCAATAGAGTTTGCCGCTTGTCTGCCACTGCACGCCATTGAGTATATTGAAGAGCCCTGTATCGATCCCAGAAAGAATCAAAGCTTTTATCATGCCATAGAAATGCCCTGGGCCTTAGACGAAAGCTTAAATGACCCTAATTACCAATTTACTATGCAAGATGGACTGATCGCCTTAATCGTTAACCCTATGCTTTTCGGCAATCTTGAAAAGCTACAGGCTCTACAAGTTCAAGCCCAACATGCTGGTGTTCGGATGATAATCAGCTCAAGTGTAGAGTCCAGCCTAGGCATAGAAGCATTAGCAAGGTTAAGCCAGATAATGACTCCTGATGAACTTCCTATACTGGATACCTTAAGCGCATTCAATACTGATATTTTGATATCTTCGGGCAAAGCTAAGCTGCTTGATTTAGATTCACTGACTTTAATCAAGCGCTATTAA
- the menD gene encoding 2-succinyl-5-enolpyruvyl-6-hydroxy-3-cyclohexene-1-carboxylic-acid synthase: MQTNKKAELNLLWGTLILEELSRLGVQHICMAPGSRSTPLTLAAAKQTKLKQHQHFDERGLGFMALGLAKASQTPVAIITTSGTAVANLYPAVIEAWLTRVPLIVLSADTPPELIDCGANQAITQLAIFAQYAKQINLPTPDVSIRPEALLTLLDEAISNQNQPVHINCMYREPLYPATMSADFSQYLNTLGNWQHTSNAYNQYGKSSLVSLPSQETMMRFVHGKGVIIVGIHSPQENPEALITLSQKLGWPLLTDAQSQLRQHPGVIGHIDQLLHQPKAKTLLMQAERVLVVGGRLLSKHLVDYLAEHKWKSYWQILPEQMRLDPSHNAKQIWHASIEELTALSWPRSSDANWALQLTLLNDRLEELFEQQIDNAEFGEAMIIRTIAKSQNKQQQLLIGNSLPIRLYDMFAPITTEQGAVFTNRGASGIDGLLATACGVAKHKGTATTLIIGDLSQLHDLNSLAIARTSTSPLVIVILNNDGGNIFNLLPIPDEKLRNDYYRLPHGLEFGYGAAMFGLPYNRVEDLEGFIDAYQDAIGYHGTSVIEVIIGQEQASKQITRVANWIKQS; this comes from the coding sequence ATGCAAACCAACAAAAAAGCCGAATTAAACCTGCTGTGGGGCACGCTCATTTTAGAAGAGCTTTCTCGCTTAGGCGTGCAACATATATGCATGGCGCCAGGATCTCGATCAACTCCGCTAACTTTAGCAGCAGCAAAACAAACTAAATTAAAACAACATCAGCATTTCGATGAGCGTGGCCTTGGTTTTATGGCTCTTGGCCTAGCCAAAGCGAGCCAAACGCCGGTTGCCATTATTACCACTTCAGGGACCGCTGTTGCCAATCTGTATCCGGCAGTGATTGAAGCTTGGTTAACCCGTGTGCCTTTAATTGTGTTATCTGCTGACACACCACCAGAATTGATCGATTGCGGAGCCAATCAGGCTATCACTCAACTAGCGATTTTTGCTCAATATGCAAAACAGATAAACCTACCAACACCCGATGTGAGCATACGCCCAGAAGCATTGCTAACCTTGCTGGACGAAGCTATCAGTAATCAAAACCAGCCAGTTCATATCAACTGCATGTACAGAGAGCCTCTTTACCCCGCAACAATGAGTGCTGATTTTTCTCAGTATCTAAACACCTTAGGTAACTGGCAACACACCAGCAACGCTTACAATCAGTATGGAAAATCGAGCTTAGTGAGTCTTCCGAGTCAAGAGACTATGATGCGCTTTGTTCACGGTAAGGGAGTGATCATTGTCGGTATTCACTCACCACAAGAAAACCCCGAAGCATTAATCACTCTGTCTCAAAAACTAGGTTGGCCATTACTCACTGACGCACAATCTCAGCTCAGGCAACATCCTGGTGTCATTGGTCATATCGACCAATTGCTGCATCAACCGAAAGCCAAAACCCTCTTAATGCAAGCCGAACGCGTCCTCGTTGTAGGAGGTCGTTTACTTTCTAAGCATCTTGTTGATTATCTTGCTGAACATAAATGGAAGAGCTACTGGCAAATATTACCAGAACAAATGAGACTTGATCCCAGTCATAATGCGAAACAAATCTGGCATGCCAGTATTGAAGAATTAACAGCACTTTCATGGCCTCGATCATCAGATGCAAACTGGGCTCTTCAACTGACATTACTCAACGACAGATTAGAAGAACTGTTCGAACAGCAGATAGATAATGCTGAATTTGGCGAAGCCATGATCATTCGTACGATTGCAAAATCACAGAACAAGCAGCAGCAATTGCTTATTGGCAACAGCTTACCTATACGTCTGTACGACATGTTTGCCCCTATCACTACAGAGCAAGGTGCTGTTTTTACTAATCGTGGTGCATCAGGCATCGATGGCCTACTCGCCACCGCTTGCGGTGTTGCTAAACACAAAGGTACGGCTACGACGTTAATTATCGGCGACCTATCTCAACTCCATGATCTAAACTCTTTAGCCATAGCCAGAACAAGTACTAGCCCGTTAGTGATTGTTATTTTAAACAATGATGGCGGCAACATTTTTAATTTACTGCCTATACCTGATGAGAAACTTAGGAATGATTATTATCGTCTCCCTCATGGACTTGAATTCGGTTATGGTGCCGCTATGTTTGGCTTACCCTACAACCGAGTTGAAGATCTAGAAGGGTTCATCGACGCCTATCAAGATGCCATTGGATATCATGGCACTTCTGTTATCGAAGTTATCATAGGACAAGAGCAAGCCAGCAAACAAATTACCCGCGTCGCTAATTGGATTAAACAAAGCTAA